The nucleotide window CATTGGTTGCAATATACATACCGATCATGATCTCTCATAGTGGTATTACAGTGGTGGATTGGCTAGCGTTAGCTGCGGGTAGTACTATAGCGGGTAACTTCACCATATTAGGCGCAGCAAGTAACGTAATAATTTCTGAAGCTTCTGAGAGCAGAGGTGGAAAAGGATTTAATTTCGTAGAATTTATGAAATATACTATTCCGATTCTAATACCAAATGCAATAATCATTTATTTGTTTTTAGTATTATTCAGGTAATGGCGTTTCTGGTACTTTTACAACTACTACATAGCCGTCTTTATATTGCCCGATATCAGGGTCCAGATCTATAAGTTCCATTCTATCTTCGATATTAGATAAATTAAGGATTTTGACTTTTAATCCCTTGTAAACTCTCTTAGCTTCTTGCATTGCTTTTTCAATCTCTTTATAATCTTTATTATAGTCATATACTGCTGCCTCTTGTAAAGCAACTAAGGTACCTAAAAACGAACGCATGACAATGTATTATTTATCCCTTTAGGTTATAAACTTAGCCTTATAGAGCCACTATAATAGAATGATACACATAAAGTTGATTTATGGGCCTAACGGTGATTTGGGACTTACAAAAACTATTCATAATTTAAAATTGACATATCCTAACGTAAATGCAGAGGCAGAGTTTAGCTTACTATGTTCTACACCAATGCTACAAATAGGAAGTAAGACTATAAATGTCATAGACTATACTGACGACGAGATAATAGACCTTATAATAAGTGCAGTGACCAGTCACGGAAAGATAGATCAGCTAAGGGAAAACGGAGTGGACATTTATCAGAGTGAGTTCAAAGATTTTCCACCTGGTCCAAATTTTTCGGAAGTTTTAATTTGATTTTCATAAATAGTATAAGTTAATGATTGTCGTAATAGGTGCAGGGATATCTGGATTATTATTAAGTAAAAGAGTTAAAGCTGATTTAATATTGGAAGAGCAACCTGTTATTGGTGGCGTCTTCGCTTCTGATAACGTGTTCGGAAAAGATTTACCTTACGTGTTACCAATAATAAATGACCCTGCGAAACTACCAAACATAGAATTTAACTATCTAGAATACGATTTGAAATTATCTCATAGAAAATACGATTATTTTGAAGATAAAATTTGCAAATACTGCGATAAGTTACCTACATGGTTAAATTTCGGTTTGATGAGAAAACTATACGTAATAGAGAATATAACAGCTTTTATAGATAATTTATCTAAAAATGTAAGGATAATTAAGGAATATCCGATAAGGATAGACGATAAGAAAATCATAACCAACAAGGGAAATATGTATAAGTACACCAGAGTATATAATACGGCATCCTTAAAAAAAATGTATAAATTACTAGGAGTAGATAGCTCAAATCTAAAGCATAAGGCAGCGTTAACTTTGCTAATATTAACAAGGAAGACAAATAATAAAAACTGGAATGTTTACTTAAGCGGAGACACTGCGGATTCTTTCTCAGTAGTAATTAAGCTAGATAATATCATTAAAGATCTCGATTTATATTATGTTTACTCATTCATGGATATAACTCAAAAGAGTATTGATATAGATAGAGTAATGCTAGATTTAAAAAGAAGACAAATAATCTCTCTTGATGAAATAATAGCCTTTAGAAGTAAATTAATATCAGAAGCTCTGTTATTTGGCGAGATTAATCATAAGATTACACTAAACATGGTAAACTGTGGAAGACTAGGTGAGTGGAAAAATTATGACGTTATTGAAACTATATCAAGAATTCAGAATTGCTAAATTCCTCAGTGAGTTTACCTGCAATGGTAGCTGCCTCGATAATTTCAAGTCCACCTAATCTTAACGCGAAATACGCTCCTAGCAAAAAGTCTCCTGTCCCTATTTCGTTTTTGCCTATTTTACTAGGTCTGTAGGTATATTTTGCGAGCATATTAGTATAAACATTAAATCCGTTATGTCCATCTGAAACTATTATTTCCTTAAAACCTACTTTGAATAGATCACTTAATTCTAATTTAGAAGATTCAAGTTCTTCCCTATTACCATGCATAACCATGTAATTACTATTGAATGGAAATCTAAAACCCATTTCATACCTAATTTCCTCATACTCTATACAATTCCTAACGAAACCTTGAATATCTACTGCTATTGGAATTGGGCTTTGAATACTCATATTGTCAACTTCTTTGCATACTGGATTTACTAGGATTCCATCAACTGTGTTGTCACTAATCACTTTTATCCTATTTTTAGGCTTCTTAAGTAAGATTAATTTTCTCCCTTCATTAGTTAAGTCAATCTTAAACCTAATTGTATATTCATCATATATCAGTTGCTTCTCTAAATCAGATATAAAATCTATCTCAAAGTCAAAATCTCTACCTATTAATCCATATAGTTTTGGTATACCACCACCTCTCATTACGCCTAATGATGAATATATTAATGGTCCTCCTGGTCTTATCTTTCCTTGTATCTCGTCTATCGTAAATCCTCCTACTATTAATATCTTACTCCTCTTCACTTTCTTCTTCACCAATTGATAGCTTAGGTTCCTCTTCTTCCTCTTCAGTTCTCGTCTTTTTCTGTAGCC belongs to Saccharolobus solfataricus and includes:
- a CDS encoding NAD(P)-binding protein — translated: MIVVIGAGISGLLLSKRVKADLILEEQPVIGGVFASDNVFGKDLPYVLPIINDPAKLPNIEFNYLEYDLKLSHRKYDYFEDKICKYCDKLPTWLNFGLMRKLYVIENITAFIDNLSKNVRIIKEYPIRIDDKKIITNKGNMYKYTRVYNTASLKKMYKLLGVDSSNLKHKAALTLLILTRKTNNKNWNVYLSGDTADSFSVVIKLDNIIKDLDLYYVYSFMDITQKSIDIDRVMLDLKRRQIISLDEIIAFRSKLISEALLFGEINHKITLNMVNCGRLGEWKNYDVIETISRIQNC
- a CDS encoding carbohydrate kinase family protein, with protein sequence MKKKVKRSKILIVGGFTIDEIQGKIRPGGPLIYSSLGVMRGGGIPKLYGLIGRDFDFEIDFISDLEKQLIYDEYTIRFKIDLTNEGRKLILLKKPKNRIKVISDNTVDGILVNPVCKEVDNMSIQSPIPIAVDIQGFVRNCIEYEEIRYEMGFRFPFNSNYMVMHGNREELESSKLELSDLFKVGFKEIIVSDGHNGFNVYTNMLAKYTYRPSKIGKNEIGTGDFLLGAYFALRLGGLEIIEAATIAGKLTEEFSNSEFLI